In a genomic window of Numenius arquata chromosome 5, bNumArq3.hap1.1, whole genome shotgun sequence:
- the FUNDC2 gene encoding FUN14 domain-containing protein 2, producing MAVPSGGMKEDSFNVLDLAEYTKNRPWWRKVFAPSSGSSAEKYNVATQLLIGGVTGWCTGFIFQKVGKLAATAVGGGFFLLQIANHTGYIKVDWKLVERDVNKAKQQLKFHSSGNKMSPEVKSKVDEVIIFLKKNVILTGGFAGGFLLGMAS from the exons ATGGCGGTGCCGAGCGGAG GTATGAAGGAGGACTCGTTCAACGTGCTGGACTTGGCGGAGTACACCAAGAACCGACCCTGGTGGCGCAAGGTCTTCGCCCCCAGCTCGGGGTCGAGCGCTGAGAAATACAACGTGGCCACGCAGCTGCTGATCGGAGGGGTCACAGGATG GTGTACTGGATTCATCTTCCAGAAAGTTGGGAAGCTGGCAGCGACAGCAGTGGGAGGTGGCTTTTTCCTACTTCAG ATTGCAAACCACACGGGATACATCAAAGTGGACTGGAAGCTAGTAGAACGGGACGTGAACAAAgccaagcagcagctgaaatTTCACAGCAGCGGTAACAAAATGTCTCCAGAAGTGAAAAGCAAAGTGGATGAG GTGATCATCTTTCTGAAGAAGAATGTTATCCTGACTGGAGGGTTTGCTGGAGGATTCCTGCTCGGAATGGCATCCTAG